The nucleotide window CAGAACCACCAATCACCCCTACACATGCCTGTTTCTCCATTGCCAAGAGCCAAAACCTTACGgcatccaagatcaagtcatcgagacccttgaatcaacaacACTACACACCTGACACTTCGAAGATCGAATAAGAGGAAACTTTGTAAACATAAATTGTAATCGtacataaaaattaatataatacaattattttgtacacgtattCTCTTGTTATTTGCTACataattttcgtgtttacatatATACAATCAAATCTCAAACAAATGTTACTTTTTCATAGAGCTTTTAATTACTTGAGAAAGTAGTGAGTTGTGGCTTTTCttgattgaaaaaaataaaaataaaaaaggtgctTGTCCAATTTAGCCAACCAATCATGGGAACCtaaaattttagaaaatatagAAACAAAGACGATTATTCGGAAAATGGATCTGTTGACTAAAACATCTGTCTACCTTGACttggaaaatatttttaagtaaTCTCCATAGTGTCTACATCTCTCCTTGTATCGTGACGATGCCATAATAAATAagggtaaactgtcggtttaccccctgaactttcacctcactttcgatttcccccctgaacttttctattggaaaattaaggactcaaactaatttttttagccaatttgccccctaccgttagtttttcatatattccatccatatttccgttaaatGACACCATGTGCATAACATGTGAggatagttaagtcatttcactcttaaaaatgattaaaaactgaaaataaataataataaaaaatttccctctattttttcccgctaattcctatcctcaattttatttttccctctcattcctatgcatgagaaataacatatggtgttattgtcttcataagtagctaagttaatttttttcttgaagcatgtactaccatttttattttctctaacaaattaataatttgacaaatgctcatggtgttattgtctccaaagcagtacattaatataagaaacatgtccataaaaaagattaaggtttcttatattaatgcactgctttggagacaatagcaccattagcatttgtcaaattattaatttgttagagaaaataaaaatggtagacaataacaccatatgtcatttctcatgcataggaatgggagggaaaaataaaatcgaggataggaattagcgggaaaaaatagagggaaagttttgcttttttttttattttcagttttttaatcatttttaagagtgaaataacttaactaccctcacatgttgtgcacatggtctcacttaacggaaatatggatggaatatatgaaaaattaacggtagggggcaaattggctaaaaaaattagtttgagtccttaattttccaatagaaaagttcaggggggaaatcaaAAGTGAgatgaaagttcagggggtaaactgACCGTTTACTCATAATAAATAATGATCTTGTGCATTTGTCACAAATCTATTCAATGAGGCTAGAGGGGTAATTTCCATGATCGAATGTGAGAGCAGGGAGTCATGGACCCTTGTTATATAGTAAAACACTCTCCTTATTAGCGTACAGTATTATTGAAGTCAATCTCTACAATTCTTAATCCATAAGAGACGTTAAATAGGTGTGCAGCTTTAATATAGTCTTACAAGCTTACCTTCATATCTCGTAGACGAGAGAATAATACAAGACTTGTAGAATATGAGGAAAAAAATTTACTTTTACGTGTTGCCCTTTAAGGGCTAGTTTGGaattggtgtgtttttttttattttaaaaaaactaCTTCTGCAGTGCATTTTTTTAAAACTGCTTCTATTATGCTTTAATAATAATCAGTTGCAAAATAAAGCAGTTGAGCGTTTGATAaactgtatttttttttgtatggaaAGCAATGTAAAAGCATTTGGTAAATTTTAAAGTAAAAGTAGTATAATGTATATAATAACAAAAATGGACATGATAGTGTGGGTGATGACAACGACAACGGTGGTGAGGGCAACAACGGCGATGGTGGCggttgtggttgtggttgtggtttTGGTGGCAATAGTGGCGGTTGTGTTTATAGTGGTGGTGGTGACAGAAATGATGGTAGTGACAGTTGTGGTTGTGGTGGTATTGGTAGCGGGTTTGGTTGTCGTGGTGGTTGTTGTggagggttttagggtttgtagTGGTAGGTGGTGTTGCTCACTTTGTTCACCAAGTATAAAATGTGTATAGAAGGATAACTAAtgtcattttttaaattaagggtatgctagggagactaaatttatagacaaaatttgcaaactaaatgatgtgttatcAATAGGAATGAACACGTTTATCAATTAAGTCATAAtccaattttcaatttctatgTAATTTGGTTTATGatattttgtctacaaatttagtctctctagcattactctaaAATTAATGATCGCATTGATAAACCAAGTCTGATTCCAATTGGTGCAAAATAGTCACATTCCGATAAGGACATTAATACTGAAGATTTATCCAAGTCCAAGTCCAAGTTCTGCTCCTAGTTCTAGTCTAGTTCTGATTGTATATTATGTTTTCTGTATTCCTTTTCTACGCGGATTTCTCTTGTACTACTATAAATATATTAACGATTAGTTGGCTCGCTATATTATTGAGTTGAGTTTACAAACTATATTCTACTGTCTTTCATGGTATCCAGAGCCAGCGTCTAACGACAAAGGTtcaacttttaattatttttttctctctacAGCTATAACGTCTTCTTCCTCTGCTGCCGCTCATTCTGTCACAAACTTTCTCATAATCAAGCTTGACCGTAACAACTATCCCTTATAAAGTGCCCAATTtcttcccttgttgtgcatcCGCAATTTTTTGTCCTATGTTACTGGCGAATCTCCCAGCCCTGCTGCGTTTCTTCTTGATGTCGATAGTAAAATCATTGACAAAGTCAATCCATGGATTACTATTTTTCTTACTCCCAAGGTTCTTGCTACTATCGTCAACAAAATTAATTCAGCCTCTGCTTGGTCGTCTCTTCAAGAACGATATGCTTATACGTTTCAGAATCGTATTATTTAGATGTGTACTGAATTAATGAATACCTTTCGTGGTGATCTCTCTATTGCTGATTATGTCGACAAAGTTAATGTGATTGTCGACGCTCTTTTTGGGACCCCCATTTTTTAATCCGATTTAGTTGCCATTATTATGAGCAAGGTAGGTCCTCAGTATGAGACCACCGTTGCTTTCGCACAAGCCCATGATACTCCCATCACCTGCAATGCCCTGGAAGCTTTACTCTTGAGTGCAGAACAACGTCACAACGCTTTCTCTCTTCCCTATTGTGGTGCCTCCCACAGCCGCGGTGGTTCGTTTCGTGGTGTTCGCGGTGGTGGCTCTTCTCGTGGAGGTGGCTATTCCCGAAACTATATTGGTGACTCTAATTTTTCCCAATCTTCTTATTCTGCAGCCCCCTCCCGTGGTCGCCCTTCCTCTTCCAATGGCATCCTCAACCCTGCTTCTGGTTCTAGTGGTTTTACTCCAACATCACCAACCTTTTCCTCATCTGGACATATTCAGTGTCATATTTGTCAACGTTATGGTTACTCAGCTTTTGATTGCTTCGATTACTTCGATTGCCTCAACATGTCATATGAAGGTGGGGTTCCTTCGTCTCATTTTCAAGCTTATGCGTCTACCCCCTCGTCTTGTGCATTTACCATTGCTCCTGCTGCCCCATATGTACAACAATGGCTCTTCGACTCCAGCGTCAATTCCCACATAACCAATGATGTGGGACAACTTCACAATCCTCGTGAGTATCATGGTACTGATCAAATTCGTGGTGTGCATGGTGGTCCAGGTTTGCAAATCTCCAAAATTGGTGATTCATTTCTTTGCACTAAAACTGCTTCCCTTCGTTTGCCTTATACTCTCTTTTGTCCTCAAGCCTCCACTAACGTAATTTCTTTGAACTATTTTACGGATGATAATAATTGTTTCTTTACCTTAAATCCCCGTTTTTATCGTATGCAGGATTCGCGGATGGGGAATACACTTTTACAAGGCCTGAGTAACAATGGACTCTACCCATGCCATTCCTTTCATCCAACTCATGGTGTATTTGCTTTAGTAGGTGAACGTGTAACTGATGCTTTGTGGCATTCTAGGTTAGGTCAtccttcattttcaattttacaacatttaatttCTACAAATAAATTGCCAATTAAAGGCTCGTTTTCTAGTAAATTTTGTCCCTTAGGTAAAAGTCATAAATTACCATTTTCTTTATCTCTATCCATGTCTTCTTCTCCTTTAGAATTAATTCATTCTGATGTTTGGTCTTCACCCTCTTTGTTGGTTTATGGCTTTAAGTATTATGTGGTATATGTGGACGATTTCTCTCGTTATACTTGGCTTTATCCCCTACGGTTAAAATCTGATGTTTTATCCAACTTTGTTACTTTTAAAAACTtggttgaaaatatgtttaatgttaagATTAAGGCTTTTCAAACGGATGGTGGCAGTGAATTTGTTAATcatggttttaaattttttttaatgaacatgGCATTTTACATCGACTCACATGCCTCTATCATCCTGAACAAAACGGCTTGGCCGAacgttgtttgtaccatacttagggccttcgtatttagatctcgtataaatactcaggggactcaaatgtaattatgtaataaatgaaggggcaaatatgtaataagtgagaagcccttattttataaaatgactcctcactctcctcattaaggagGCCAAGAGAGGTCAAGTTAGAGGGCAAgacttaggccatgggaagagagaaaataggctagatagcacactgcctctagccttcttgtatattcaccattcagagtgaaacaatatcaacatcagtgtggacgtagcccaaacattggggtgaaccacgatacatcttgtgttctttactttcttgcagattcacggtcggatttacgttgttccaaggcctccggttttgtgcatcaacatttggcgccgtctgtgggaaacgacacaaaaagctatgtcggttctctctcaaattttcatATCACCATCGTGAAACCTTCACAACCTCACCActatccaccgtgaatctgcaaaacccaatCGACTAGCTATTGCTTCCGCTATCCCAAGCTCCTAACACCCTTTATTTATTTCAACCTATGGATCTACCATTTCTCAGCAAAATCCAATTGTTGGGTTTTGTTGCGAAGATCAAAGATACCAGGTATTGAGGCCTTCTCTTCCTCATTTCTATCTACATTTCCcactaaaaaaatatcaatctCTCCTGCCATAACATCCCCCAAGCTCAACAACATTTATGCTGTCAGAATCCTCAAAAATCCCACCACccaactcctcctcctccaatggCCACCATCTCCGCCTTCTCGCCTCCCTCCTGGCCCAACCCAAACTAGCTGAATTCAGATTGTTTGAGGATTTCCCAGTTGGATTTAGGCCTTCTTCTTGGCTTCGGGACGAGGAGGAGGTGattagggtggttttgtgggTGTAAAGTTGGGTTGGGATTTGGTAGAATTACTGGGGAGGATGGAGGAAGAGGCGTATTCTTGGATTCGGAGAACAAAATTTTCTCATTGGTTTGATTCTTCAATATTGGCGGCCCTTTCGTTAGCCCTGCAGAACGTCCGGATTGCTGGATTAAAGTCAAGTCCTGCACTAACAGAGGTGGCAGAAGCGGAAGCAACTCATTTGAAGCAGAAATCAAGTCCTAGTAATTCAAAGATTCAGAGGAATTCTATTCATATGCCGGTTAGGCGAAATCTTCTTACCAATAAGCAGAGATCTTTGTCCTCTGTGCCTCAGATCCACATCTCCGATGTGTTTAAGGAAGCCAAGTCTGATACGAAGAGGTTTTCGACACCACATCTTAAGAGAAAGGGGTTGGGAAGGTTGTTCAGTAAGGATTTGCAGAGTAAGTCATCGAATTCGATGAATACGAACCCCCTCAGGCACTTGGCTTCTATGAAAGTCAATGACAAGACGAAGAGCCGGAAGAAGTCGCCTTGGGCCAAGTACTTTGATCATGTTGGCGGGAGAGTCAATGTCGTGGACGCTGCTAATGAATTTTACGTTGATTTGTCGAAGCTGTTTCTTGGGCTTAAATTTGCTCATGAGGCGCATAGCAGGCTTTACCATGGTATCTACAATGACGAAGCTGTTGCTGTTAAGATTATCAGGGTGCAGGAGGATGACGAAGGTGGGGTTTTGGCAGCTCGATTGGAGAAACAGTTCAATAGAGAAGTCACTCTTTGATCAGGTTCAGTTGGAGTTAAGATACAAGTTGCTACTGTTTTTGTTTCTCTCTGCAAGGAGAATGAACTAAGGGTAGAAATCTATTTCGGGATTGAGCCGGTGAGGTTGGTGCCGGAGAGCATGAGCTTGGTGATGGTCAACAATGAAGAGAAGAGAATAAAATCTTAGAGATTGGGATTTGACTGGGTAGGACCTTAGGTGGGTAGGGGACAAACTGCAAAGAAGGTATTAATGATTAATTAGATGCACATGTATGACAACATcgcagagacagagagacagagagaggtgttgtggaaaagagaaagtaaaaacaaaagcaaaagcagaaagaaaagcagaaagtaaaagcagaaagcaaaagcataaagcaaaagaagataaaaagaagcagacataattgtgGTGATGATGGCATTCAGAAAaagggaattatgggcgtgacctaTTGAGCtgagggtcggatttatttttgaatgatgtgatttatttttcttatctttcgaatCCATCTATATAAACCcaatcagagggtaataaaaaaaaacggcaagcccaaaataataggctggaatgttatgtggagggccaaGGCCCATATGctcaaaagagccaggccctatgacttcaaatttattcggcaccctgtcgctattatcaccaaccaagtgatcaaaagtatgtcaagtactccaaatttatttggtaccttgccgctattatcaccaaccaggtgatcaaaagtacgcccagtactccaaaattattcggcagcctgccgctattatcaccaaccaggtgatcaaaagtacgcccagtactccaaaattatacatgagcatcacttatgtcaatcatacataaacattcatgagcatcacttatgtcaatcatacataaacattgaTGAACATCATTcatatcaacattcatgagcatcactcatgtcaacattcataagcatcactcatataaacattcatgagcattactcatgtcaaccagcttcgaaagcttcatttacagagctccagcttcgagagctccagcttcgaaagcttcatttacgaagctccgacttcaaagctgcatttacaaaagctccagctttaaagcttcactttcaaagctacacctacaaagcttaagtgcatggtatacaaagaccgtctccgaacaaccgccacttcggcccatacatggattaaatttgaagtctccagccaacaacctctattgactgaagacttgagggactacactatgtaccatatattgggcttccgcaactgggcttcatgaaaaatacttgggggacttagccaaTCACTTACGTATTGagaaacgagcccttattctataaaagtgactccctcactttcattagagagcacccattatttatgtattgaggagccaacccttattttataaaatggactccctcacttttattagagagcacccattattcatgtattgaggagtgaacccttattctataaaagggattcgcTCACCATCAtaagagagcatcgccgccagctgagcaactgcctcgccgctAGCAtcactcttagcccatcacttatgtattgaggagcgagcctttattctataaaagggactccctcaccttcaacaccacaagccgagccaaccaaggcaacataagccacaagtcgagcagcctcgcaacatgtgctacttttagaagagcatcatttcacattgagcaccgcctcataccGAGTATTCAGTTCTAGATGACATCtggttacttcggcccacacgtggactaaatttcaagtctccagccaaaagactctcttgactgaagacttgggggactactgtttgtaccatacttagggcctccgtatttagatctcgtataaatactcgggggactcaaatgtaattatgtaataaatgaaggggcaaatatgtaataagtgaggagcccttattctataaaatgactcctcactctctTTATTAAGAAGGCCAAGAGAGGTCAAGTTAGAAGGCAAggcttaggccatgggaagagagaaaataggctagagagcacactgcctctagccttcttgtatattcaccattcagagtgaaacaatatcaacatcaatatggacgtagcccaaacattggggtgaaccacgatacatcttgtgttctttactttcatgcagattcacagtcggatttacgttgttccaagacctccagttttgtgcatcaacaaacgtAAACATCGACATTTAGTTGAAACTGGCCTTACTCTCTTAGCTCAATTCGCTTACCCACTTCTTATTGGGCCGAATCTTTTCACATTGCTAATTACATAATTAATCGTTTGCACACTTGTCTTTTACAACATAAATAAACCTCctcaatataattttttttaaggtttttggttgtgcatgtTTTCCTTATTTGCGTTCGtataaaaacaataaattgcAATTTCGTTCtaaatgttgtgttttcttaggttGTTCTTTGAATCACCATGGTTATAGATGTTTGGATCTTTTTATGGGACATGTCTTTCTTTCTCGCCATGTTGTGTTTGATGAGAACAGCTTTCCATATAAAGAATCCATTGTTACTTCGCCATTGTCGCCCTCCTTGTCTGTGGATCCAGTCATTGACATTAGCCCATCACATCATCTTGTCCTTGCCTTTGCACCCTCTTCATAACCAGATGTCGCAGCCCCACTATCTTTTCTCACAATCTCAACCGTACCTAACCTATAGCCTGCAACTCAGCGTCATTTGCTAGTTTATACATGTAGAAACAAGTATGTGTCTTCAGTCCAGCCCCTTGTCCTTCTTACCCAACCATCATCCTTATCTTCTCCCTCTCCAGATCAGCCACCACTTGCAAATTTACGACCACTTGCACACTTCATCGGTACAAAGGTTCAATCTGCTTCCGAGGTAAGTGCTTCGACTCATTCAATGGTTACTCGGGCCAAAGCTGATTTTCATAAATCTAATTTGAAATATGCTTTTGATACTATTGTTGATCACGACTTTGTTGAGCATACGTGTTTTAGTTAGGCTAATAAAGTTTCAGAATGGCGGACGGCAATGGCTGACGAGTTCAATGTTCTTCAAAGGAATGACACGTAGTATTTGGTGCCGTTTCAACCTCATATGAATATTCTTCCCAACAAATGGGTTTACAAAATCAAGCATCGTTCTGATGGTTCCATAGAGCGTTACAGGGCACAGTTAGTGGCTAATGGGTTCTATCAACAAGAAGGCTTAGACTACGGTGCGACGTTTAGTCCTGTTATTAATCATGCAACTATCTGGTTAATTCTCTCCATTGCTATTCACTTTAATTGGCCACTTCATCAACTTGATGTCCAAAATGCATTTCTACATGGAACGTTGAATGAAGAGGTATATATTCAGTAATTATCAAGCTTTATCGATCCACAACGTCTCTCTCatatttgcaaattgcaatGATCCCTCTACAGTCTCAAACAAGCGCCTCGTGCTTGGTTTCAGTGTTTTTCTCAACATTTGGAATACTTGGGCTTCGTATCGTCACATGCTGATTCGTCATTGTTCATATTCTTTGATGGCTCTGTGGCTATTTACCTATtgatttatgtggatgacatcctTAGTACATGAAATAGCTTACCTCACATTACACGTCTAATTCATCAATTGAGTCAGGTGTTTTCAATGAAGGATCTCGGCCCTCTACATTATTTTCTCGATATGGAAGTTCATCACACTAGCACCGATCTTCATCTCACTCAGACAAAGTACATCACTAATCTTCtcaaatgcaccaaaatgttgGAGTGTAAATCGATTTCCACACCAACCATTAGTGGACGTCGTCTCAGTTTAAGCGAAGGTGAACCCTTATCTGACATCACTGAATTTAGTAGTGTTGTGGGTACCTTGCAATATCTTCTCTTCACTCGACTCGATATTGCGTTCGCTGTTAATCAGGTTTGTCAGTTTATGCATAAACCAACCATGACTCATTGGGTTGCTGTTAAGCAAATCCTCCCTTACCTTAAAGATACCCCCAATCATGGCATCGTATATCGCCCCAGTTTTCTTCATCTCACTGCCTTTGCTGATGCAGGCTATGCTGGTGACCCTGATGATCGACGATGTACTGGTGGTTATTGCATCTTCCTAGGTGACAATCTCATCTCCTGGAGCTCAAAGAAACAACGTGGTGTTTCTCGTTCAAGTACAGAAGCTAAGTATCGCCAACTTGCTTACACCGCTGCTGCTCTTTCTTAATATTGTACTTTGTTTCGTGAACTCCATCTTCCTCTTACTCCTCCACGACTATGGTGTGACAATATTAGTGCCATCTTTATTGCCTCTAATCCAGTTTATCAACAACGTATACGTCATGTGGAAGTTGACTATCACTACATCCGTAAGAAAGTCACTGGCAAGGAGATCATTGTTAGCTATGTCTCTTCCACAGATTAGCTGGCTGATCTCTTTACCAAGGGTTTATTTGTTGTTCGGTTTTCCTTCTTGTTGTCCAAACTTCCCGTACATGGTCACGGTCAGTTTGTG belongs to Malus sylvestris chromosome 17, drMalSylv7.2, whole genome shotgun sequence and includes:
- the LOC126611807 gene encoding uncharacterized protein LOC126611807, which encodes MEEEAYSWIRRTKFSHWFDSSILAALSLALQNVRIAGLKSSPALTEVAEAEATHLKQKSSPSNSKIQRNSIHMPVRRNLLTNKQRSLSSVPQIHISDVFKEAKSDTKRFSTPHLKRKGLGRLFSKDLQSKSSNSMNTNPLRHLASMKVNDKTKSRKKSPWAKYFDHVGGRVNVVDAANEFYVDLSKLFLGLKFAHEAHSRLYHGIYNDEAVAVKIIRVQEDDEGGVLAARLEKQFNREVTL